A genomic window from Periophthalmus magnuspinnatus isolate fPerMag1 chromosome 16, fPerMag1.2.pri, whole genome shotgun sequence includes:
- the LOC117383901 gene encoding protein NLRC3-like isoform X1 yields MTSSQQLLRSQRDLLLSWTREHPAPLLRWLCDAGVLSHARYLSLLETSPSNAVVQALELVSASEESSYKFLNVLAEVQDYYGRDLQLWVEKHCKNEVSKIQETSGNKQEKKPKSSIAKFFKGKSMGFTLPAEGKGKNEMKARKSMKSGNIRLAISAHKTTVLKRTEQLKSYSEGNTISANSATHIEIRYTDLFVTEDNEQVDSSRHEYFDLASRRARIYVHQACQRIQPCHLLTPREGSTRPPKRVKVKGIAGIGKSVAVQRLLYEWAIGKNMREFDCVFDLRFRELNLINEPVSLLELLSDRFRYLKEVLKDLFMSPNSLLFILDGLDEFKFPLKWNSPAKDIGMESKIPLSELMVALIKGNLLPESSVILTTRPSTEAPKQFFQRCCIVLGFEEEQVKKYTYKFYKNIEVADKVYDYILSNDNLFVLSFIPLYCYIICTAMAEFFCLEKQDGVALRSLELNPPKTVSEVYFCYLFTAVKHHALKGSTDRDTSRAQVLSLAKLQLTNLGKLAYENLLQKKIMFDKNDLEKFGVRPVDIQSTFLCHILQLLKEETVDMYSFFHLTVQEHLAALYCVMNLSTEDDILQALDFWCFGKPPSSTTPPLCNIEVHMDKLESLQMFTRFFMGMLRARLAGHLVGLVSGPVEEANGIPAKLGEWYRDQFKGRKLKNLEALNLLHCLMEFHMEDTTSIAAPEIKKLNLFKMKLSVVDCAAMHYVLQFSPHKLQELNLGYSNIGNRGLSRLGPILHRCESLYLRYNCLDRQAAILESSILRSNECQVKKLFMCGNNLGPEGVLELWNALEHNTTVEELYLDITGITERGTENIVNCLSKNTSLKTLTVVGNDFGDEGRRRLQQLQQCRPELRVISNFVDDMGLLQAYLDWVEEIQADRDQMESVKNADALLSVLRGLQVAGEVHKAENAQKAKELQMKVTQLLETVKR; encoded by the exons ATGACCTCCTCTCAGCAGCTCCTCCGCTCCCAGAGggacctgctcctctcctggaCTCGTGAGCACCCTGCACCCCTGTTGCGTTGGCTGTGTGATGCTGGGGTGCTGTCTCATGCACGTTACCTGTCCCTCCTGGAAACCTCACCCTCCAACGCGGTGGTCCAGGCTCTAGAGTTGGTGAGTGCCTCAGAGGAAAGCAGTTACAAGTTTCTCAACGTATTGGCAGAGGTGCAGGACTACTATGGCCGGGACTTGCAGCTTTGGGTGGAGAAGCACTGCAAGAATGAAGTCTCCAAGATCCAAGAGACATCTGGAAACAAACAAG AGAAGAAGCCAAAGAGTTCTATTGCTAAATTCTTCAAAGGAAAAAGTATGGGATTCACGTTGCCAGCAGAAGGTAAAG ggaaaaatgaaatgaaagcaaGAAAAAGTATGAAGTCAGGAAACATCCGAC TTGCTATATCTGCCCATAAAACCACAGTCCTAAAGCGCACTGAACAACTCAAAAGCTACTCGGAAGGCAATACCATCTCGGCAAACTCGGCCACCCACATCGAGATCCGCTACACTGACCTTTTTGTGACTGAAGACAACGAACAAGTGGACAGCAGCCGCCATGAGTACTTCGACCTGGCCAGCAGAAGGGCCCGCATCTACGTCCATCAGGCCTGTCAGCGCATCCAGCCATGCCATCTGCTCACGCCACGGGAAGGCTCGACTAGGCCCCCCAAAAGAGTCAAAGTCAAAGGGATCGCTGGGATTGGTAAAAGCGTGGCGGTCCAGAGGCTGCTTTACGAATGGGCTATCGGGAAGAACATGCGCGAGTTTGACTGCGTTTTTGACCTGCGTTTCCGAGAGCTCAATCTGATAAATGAACCGGTGAGTCTGTTGGAGCTGCTAAGTGATCGGTTCCGCTACCTTAAAGAAGTTCTCAAAGACCTGTTTATGTCTCCAAATTCACTTCTCTTCATTCTGGATGGATTGGATGAGTTTAAATTTCCTCTTAAATGGAATAGTCCAGCAAAGGACATTGGAATGGAGTCAAAAATTCCATTGTCAGAGTTAATGGTTGCGTTGATTAAAGGAAATCTTCTCCCGGAATCCTCAGTCATTCTCACAACTAGACCTTCCACTGAAGCTCCAAAGCAGTTCTTCCAAAGATGCTGTATAGTTCTGGGCTTCGAAGAGGAGCAAGTGAAGAAATACACTTATAAGttctacaaaaacattgaaGTAGCAGACAAGGTGTACGACTACATTTTGAGCAATGACAATCTTTTTGTCTTGTCCTTCATCCCGCTTTACTGCTATATCATTTGCACAGCCATGGCAGAATTCTTCTGTTTGGAAAAACAAGATGGTGTTGCGTTACGATCTTTGGAGCTCAATCCTCCCAAAACGGTGAGCGAGGTTTACTTCTGCTACCTCTTCACGGCTGTCAAGCACCACGCGCTGAAGGGAAGCACTGATAGGGACACCTCCAGAGCGCAGGTGTTGAGCCTTGCCAAATTGCAGCTAACCAACTTAGGCAAATTGGCTTATGAAAATCTTCTGCAGAAAAAGATCATGTTTGACAAAAATGACCTGGAAAAGTTCGGAGTTAGACCTGTGGACATCCAAAGCACCTTCCTTTGCCACATTCTTCAGCTGCTCAAAGAGGAGACTGTGGACATGTATTCCTTCTTCCATTTAACTGTTCAAGAACACCTAGCAGCGCTGTACTGTGTGATGAACCTCTCAACCGAGGATGACATACTCCAAGCTCTGGACTTCTGGTGTTTTGGTAAACCGCCATCTTCTACTACCCCACCTCTTTGTAACATAGAAGTCCACATGGACAAGTTGGAGAGCCTACAAATGTTCACGCGCTTCTTCATGGGTATGCTAAGAGCGCGCCTTGCAGGACACTTGGTTGGCCTTGTCAGTGGTCCAGTGGAAGAAGCCAATGGTATCCCTGCCAAGCTTGGTGAGTGGTACCGAGATCAGTTCAAAGGCAGAAAGCTGAAAAACCTAGAAGCTCTAAACCTTCTACACTGTCTGATGGAGTTCCACATGGAGGACACCACTAGCATAGCAGCACCTGAAATCAAGAAGCtgaacctgtttaaaatgaagctgAGTGTGGTGGACTGTGCTGCCATGCACTATGTCCTACAGTTCTCCCCACACAAGCTGCAGGAGCTCAACCTGGGATACTCCAACATTGGCAACCGAGGGCTGAGCCGACTGGGGCCCATCCTTCACCGCTGTGAGTCTCTCTA cTTGAGGTACAACTGCTTAGATAGACAGGCAGCAATTTTGGAATCATCTATTTTGAGGTCAAACGAATGTCAAGTAAAGAAGCTATT tATGTGTGGGAATAACCTGGGTCCTGAGGGAGTGCTGGAGCTGTGGAACGCCTTGGAGCACAACACCACAGTGGAGGAGCTGTATCTGGACATCACTGGCATCACTGAGAGAGGAACAGAAAACATTGTCAACTGTCTCAGCAAAAACACCTCACTGAAAACTCTAAC TGTTGTGGGGAATGATTTTGGAGATGAAGGCAGGAGGAGGCTTCAGCAGCTTCAGCAGTGCAGACCAGAACTGCGGGTTATTTCCAACTTTGTGGATGACATGGGGTTACTGCAGGCCTACCTAGACTGGGTGGAGGAGATCCAGGCTGACAGGGATCAGATGGAGTCAGTGAAGAATGCAGACGCCCTCCTCTCAGTGCTCAGAGGCCTGCAGGTGGCTGGAGAGGTGCACAAGGCAGAGAATGCACAGAAGGCCAAAGAACTTCAAATGAAAGTCACACAGCTGCTGGAGACAGTAAAAAGATGA
- the LOC117383901 gene encoding protein NLRC3-like isoform X2 — MTSSQQLLRSQRDLLLSWTREHPAPLLRWLCDAGVLSHARYLSLLETSPSNAVVQALELVSASEESSYKFLNVLAEVQDYYGRDLQLWVEKHCKNEVSKIQETSGNKQEKKPKSSIAKFFKGKSMGFTLPAEGKNEMKARKSMKSGNIRLAISAHKTTVLKRTEQLKSYSEGNTISANSATHIEIRYTDLFVTEDNEQVDSSRHEYFDLASRRARIYVHQACQRIQPCHLLTPREGSTRPPKRVKVKGIAGIGKSVAVQRLLYEWAIGKNMREFDCVFDLRFRELNLINEPVSLLELLSDRFRYLKEVLKDLFMSPNSLLFILDGLDEFKFPLKWNSPAKDIGMESKIPLSELMVALIKGNLLPESSVILTTRPSTEAPKQFFQRCCIVLGFEEEQVKKYTYKFYKNIEVADKVYDYILSNDNLFVLSFIPLYCYIICTAMAEFFCLEKQDGVALRSLELNPPKTVSEVYFCYLFTAVKHHALKGSTDRDTSRAQVLSLAKLQLTNLGKLAYENLLQKKIMFDKNDLEKFGVRPVDIQSTFLCHILQLLKEETVDMYSFFHLTVQEHLAALYCVMNLSTEDDILQALDFWCFGKPPSSTTPPLCNIEVHMDKLESLQMFTRFFMGMLRARLAGHLVGLVSGPVEEANGIPAKLGEWYRDQFKGRKLKNLEALNLLHCLMEFHMEDTTSIAAPEIKKLNLFKMKLSVVDCAAMHYVLQFSPHKLQELNLGYSNIGNRGLSRLGPILHRCESLYLRYNCLDRQAAILESSILRSNECQVKKLFMCGNNLGPEGVLELWNALEHNTTVEELYLDITGITERGTENIVNCLSKNTSLKTLTVVGNDFGDEGRRRLQQLQQCRPELRVISNFVDDMGLLQAYLDWVEEIQADRDQMESVKNADALLSVLRGLQVAGEVHKAENAQKAKELQMKVTQLLETVKR; from the exons ATGACCTCCTCTCAGCAGCTCCTCCGCTCCCAGAGggacctgctcctctcctggaCTCGTGAGCACCCTGCACCCCTGTTGCGTTGGCTGTGTGATGCTGGGGTGCTGTCTCATGCACGTTACCTGTCCCTCCTGGAAACCTCACCCTCCAACGCGGTGGTCCAGGCTCTAGAGTTGGTGAGTGCCTCAGAGGAAAGCAGTTACAAGTTTCTCAACGTATTGGCAGAGGTGCAGGACTACTATGGCCGGGACTTGCAGCTTTGGGTGGAGAAGCACTGCAAGAATGAAGTCTCCAAGATCCAAGAGACATCTGGAAACAAACAAG AGAAGAAGCCAAAGAGTTCTATTGCTAAATTCTTCAAAGGAAAAAGTATGGGATTCACGTTGCCAGCAGAAG ggaaaaatgaaatgaaagcaaGAAAAAGTATGAAGTCAGGAAACATCCGAC TTGCTATATCTGCCCATAAAACCACAGTCCTAAAGCGCACTGAACAACTCAAAAGCTACTCGGAAGGCAATACCATCTCGGCAAACTCGGCCACCCACATCGAGATCCGCTACACTGACCTTTTTGTGACTGAAGACAACGAACAAGTGGACAGCAGCCGCCATGAGTACTTCGACCTGGCCAGCAGAAGGGCCCGCATCTACGTCCATCAGGCCTGTCAGCGCATCCAGCCATGCCATCTGCTCACGCCACGGGAAGGCTCGACTAGGCCCCCCAAAAGAGTCAAAGTCAAAGGGATCGCTGGGATTGGTAAAAGCGTGGCGGTCCAGAGGCTGCTTTACGAATGGGCTATCGGGAAGAACATGCGCGAGTTTGACTGCGTTTTTGACCTGCGTTTCCGAGAGCTCAATCTGATAAATGAACCGGTGAGTCTGTTGGAGCTGCTAAGTGATCGGTTCCGCTACCTTAAAGAAGTTCTCAAAGACCTGTTTATGTCTCCAAATTCACTTCTCTTCATTCTGGATGGATTGGATGAGTTTAAATTTCCTCTTAAATGGAATAGTCCAGCAAAGGACATTGGAATGGAGTCAAAAATTCCATTGTCAGAGTTAATGGTTGCGTTGATTAAAGGAAATCTTCTCCCGGAATCCTCAGTCATTCTCACAACTAGACCTTCCACTGAAGCTCCAAAGCAGTTCTTCCAAAGATGCTGTATAGTTCTGGGCTTCGAAGAGGAGCAAGTGAAGAAATACACTTATAAGttctacaaaaacattgaaGTAGCAGACAAGGTGTACGACTACATTTTGAGCAATGACAATCTTTTTGTCTTGTCCTTCATCCCGCTTTACTGCTATATCATTTGCACAGCCATGGCAGAATTCTTCTGTTTGGAAAAACAAGATGGTGTTGCGTTACGATCTTTGGAGCTCAATCCTCCCAAAACGGTGAGCGAGGTTTACTTCTGCTACCTCTTCACGGCTGTCAAGCACCACGCGCTGAAGGGAAGCACTGATAGGGACACCTCCAGAGCGCAGGTGTTGAGCCTTGCCAAATTGCAGCTAACCAACTTAGGCAAATTGGCTTATGAAAATCTTCTGCAGAAAAAGATCATGTTTGACAAAAATGACCTGGAAAAGTTCGGAGTTAGACCTGTGGACATCCAAAGCACCTTCCTTTGCCACATTCTTCAGCTGCTCAAAGAGGAGACTGTGGACATGTATTCCTTCTTCCATTTAACTGTTCAAGAACACCTAGCAGCGCTGTACTGTGTGATGAACCTCTCAACCGAGGATGACATACTCCAAGCTCTGGACTTCTGGTGTTTTGGTAAACCGCCATCTTCTACTACCCCACCTCTTTGTAACATAGAAGTCCACATGGACAAGTTGGAGAGCCTACAAATGTTCACGCGCTTCTTCATGGGTATGCTAAGAGCGCGCCTTGCAGGACACTTGGTTGGCCTTGTCAGTGGTCCAGTGGAAGAAGCCAATGGTATCCCTGCCAAGCTTGGTGAGTGGTACCGAGATCAGTTCAAAGGCAGAAAGCTGAAAAACCTAGAAGCTCTAAACCTTCTACACTGTCTGATGGAGTTCCACATGGAGGACACCACTAGCATAGCAGCACCTGAAATCAAGAAGCtgaacctgtttaaaatgaagctgAGTGTGGTGGACTGTGCTGCCATGCACTATGTCCTACAGTTCTCCCCACACAAGCTGCAGGAGCTCAACCTGGGATACTCCAACATTGGCAACCGAGGGCTGAGCCGACTGGGGCCCATCCTTCACCGCTGTGAGTCTCTCTA cTTGAGGTACAACTGCTTAGATAGACAGGCAGCAATTTTGGAATCATCTATTTTGAGGTCAAACGAATGTCAAGTAAAGAAGCTATT tATGTGTGGGAATAACCTGGGTCCTGAGGGAGTGCTGGAGCTGTGGAACGCCTTGGAGCACAACACCACAGTGGAGGAGCTGTATCTGGACATCACTGGCATCACTGAGAGAGGAACAGAAAACATTGTCAACTGTCTCAGCAAAAACACCTCACTGAAAACTCTAAC TGTTGTGGGGAATGATTTTGGAGATGAAGGCAGGAGGAGGCTTCAGCAGCTTCAGCAGTGCAGACCAGAACTGCGGGTTATTTCCAACTTTGTGGATGACATGGGGTTACTGCAGGCCTACCTAGACTGGGTGGAGGAGATCCAGGCTGACAGGGATCAGATGGAGTCAGTGAAGAATGCAGACGCCCTCCTCTCAGTGCTCAGAGGCCTGCAGGTGGCTGGAGAGGTGCACAAGGCAGAGAATGCACAGAAGGCCAAAGAACTTCAAATGAAAGTCACACAGCTGCTGGAGACAGTAAAAAGATGA
- the LOC129456959 gene encoding hemicentin-2-like: MSLSCSSDANPAVQHYHWYKADGGTHTLIGNSSVLNMKASRDTTAIFCEAQNELGTDKSTVTPLDVQFPAQILSSSNCSGDSARMSCVCETEGNPFPLIHWSFPGVYANISISSEPLSDKALRSVITVIKPQWRDPVTLVCHSSNSLGSDSQGFDVSAFEPETVVQEQEDVLILVFIAIRVVSLLVFPCAFLSIMRSLNTPHDHHQPTDMVMMEQLLSHQVPTVNLDDDDYANTAN; encoded by the exons ATgtcactgagctgcagcagTGATGCCAACCCAGCTGTACAGCACTACCACTGGTATAAAGCTGATGGAGGAACTCACACTCTGATCGGAAACTCAtctgttttaaacatgaaagcCTCCAGAGATACTACTGCTATTTTCTGTGAGGCTCAGAATGAACTTGGGACTGATAAATCCACTGTCACTCCACTGGATGTACAGT TCCCTGCACAGATCCTGAGCTCTTCAAACTGCTCTGGAGACTCAGCCCGgatgagctgtgtgtgtgagactgagGGGAACCCCTTTCCCCTGATACATTGGAGCTTTCCAGGAGTCTATGCAAACATCTCCATCAGCAGTGAGCCTCTGAGTGACAAAGCTCTAAGAAGTGTCATCACTGTTATTAAACCTCAGTGGAGAGATCCAGTCACTTTGGTCTGTCACAGCAGCAACTCTCTGGGATCTGACTCACAAGGATTTGATGTCTCTGCATTTGAACCTGAAACTGTTGTTCAAGAACAAG AGGACGTGTTGATTCTTGTCTTCATTGCTATCAGAGTTGTGAGCCTGCTAGTATTCCCGTGTGCATTCTTGTCTATTATGAG GAGTCTCAACACTCCCCATGATCATCACCAACCAACAGACATGGTGATGATGGAGCAGCTACTGTCACATCAG GTGCCGACAGTTAACttggatgatgatgattatgcaAACACAGCAAACTAA